One segment of Rubripirellula amarantea DNA contains the following:
- a CDS encoding rhomboid family intramembrane serine protease — MRRIGTLDNSLLARRFVGYLHSLSIDAFTDLEDDNRPDGAWNLWVRDESETERSRLILAEFRDAPEATKFQVEPAPIQESKPPASRSTDGEMVSARQDSGRRSRQANEPVDLGESISHVAKQSQIPITIGIIALSVVLSLATNFNKPRAVRGGGGPSLEEQINEKFEFITEQDFRASDGDFYASVRSGQVWRFITPMFLHGDEYHLAFNMLWLFFLGSAIERLHGSIFFAILVLVTQLGGMALQVGMPDYSWVPDALVANPRVIGASGAVYGLFAFLWIRPLVQPSYPIRLVPMNVIIMLVWLVVCMTPLIPNVANGAHLGGLLAGMIVGAMKFVGRL; from the coding sequence ATGCGGCGGATCGGCACACTTGACAATTCCCTGCTCGCCCGGCGGTTCGTTGGCTACCTTCACAGCCTGTCGATCGACGCGTTCACCGACCTAGAGGACGACAATCGGCCAGATGGGGCCTGGAATTTGTGGGTGCGAGACGAGTCCGAAACCGAGCGGTCTCGATTGATTCTCGCTGAGTTTCGCGATGCGCCTGAAGCCACCAAGTTCCAGGTAGAGCCAGCACCGATTCAGGAATCGAAACCACCGGCCAGCCGGTCCACCGACGGCGAAATGGTTTCCGCTCGCCAGGATTCCGGCCGTCGATCAAGGCAAGCCAATGAGCCGGTCGATTTAGGCGAGTCGATTTCGCACGTGGCCAAGCAGAGTCAGATTCCAATCACGATCGGTATCATCGCACTTTCGGTGGTCCTCAGTTTGGCGACTAACTTCAATAAGCCACGAGCTGTTCGCGGCGGTGGTGGGCCATCGCTTGAGGAACAAATTAACGAGAAGTTCGAGTTCATCACCGAGCAAGACTTTCGAGCCAGCGATGGTGACTTTTATGCCTCGGTACGCAGCGGCCAAGTTTGGCGTTTCATTACGCCGATGTTCTTGCACGGTGATGAGTATCACTTAGCCTTCAATATGCTTTGGTTGTTCTTCTTGGGTTCGGCGATCGAACGGCTTCACGGTTCCATCTTCTTTGCGATTCTAGTGCTTGTCACTCAGCTAGGCGGCATGGCGTTGCAAGTTGGCATGCCAGATTATTCTTGGGTTCCTGATGCACTAGTGGCGAACCCAAGAGTGATTGGCGCGTCTGGAGCTGTGTATGGTTTGTTCGCGTTTCTGTGGATTCGGCCATTAGTGCAGCCGAGTTATCCCATTCGCCTTGTACCGATGAATGTCATCATCATGTTGGTTTGGTTGGTTGTTTGCATGACTCCTTTGATTCCCAATGTTGCCAACGGTGCTCACCTGGGTGGATTGTTAGCAGGCATGATCGTCGGCGCGATGAAGTTTGTCGGACGTCTATGA
- a CDS encoding MATE family efflux transporter: MNGDLGKEDASAVTVRAAMGEVWRIALPLMVSTGTFSLVLFADRTFLLKYDGASMSASMAAGNLFWVLICLPMGIASMTGAIISQYVGAGQKEKIGRFLWQSIWMSLVFAPWFALIAWQAPWLFTITGQPDALVPLGVLYLRILMIGAVGGVMETALSGFYSGTERTQVIMWVSLASGLLNVVLDIALIFGAGPFPEMGIAGAAIASVISFWFKAVVYAWLLMRPHFEQQYHFRRGFSFDFPMWSNLLFFGFPTGLMYVTESGGFTVMLLRIGSYGDIPLRATTMAINFNMIAFIPLIGVSIAASVLVGKHLTETGPVPAVKSVYAALVIGLAYSFAWMIAYLTAGDWMMSLYKFDNVGEDSLAAIVLAKGLLSFVAFYVVLDATQLILAGALRGAGDTWYVLLGGLVASGTALAIGFALEPETDGLRWWWTILAGWVTLLAVVMGIRFASGKWKSMRMVEEA, encoded by the coding sequence ATGAACGGCGATCTTGGCAAGGAAGATGCTTCCGCGGTAACGGTCCGCGCTGCCATGGGTGAGGTTTGGCGAATCGCCTTGCCGCTGATGGTTAGCACGGGAACATTTTCGCTCGTGTTGTTTGCCGACCGCACGTTTTTATTGAAGTACGACGGAGCGTCGATGAGCGCTTCGATGGCAGCCGGCAACCTGTTCTGGGTACTGATTTGTTTGCCCATGGGGATCGCGTCGATGACCGGCGCGATCATCAGTCAGTATGTTGGAGCAGGTCAGAAAGAAAAAATCGGGCGATTCTTATGGCAATCGATTTGGATGTCGCTTGTTTTTGCTCCATGGTTCGCGTTGATCGCTTGGCAAGCGCCGTGGTTGTTCACCATCACTGGCCAACCGGATGCACTTGTTCCGCTGGGAGTCCTCTACCTTCGGATCTTGATGATTGGTGCAGTGGGTGGCGTCATGGAAACTGCACTGAGTGGTTTCTATAGCGGTACAGAACGGACACAGGTCATCATGTGGGTGTCACTGGCTTCGGGGTTGCTAAATGTGGTGCTAGACATCGCGTTGATCTTCGGTGCAGGACCGTTTCCCGAAATGGGCATCGCCGGGGCCGCCATAGCGAGCGTGATCTCGTTTTGGTTCAAAGCCGTTGTCTACGCTTGGTTGTTGATGAGACCGCACTTCGAGCAACAGTACCATTTTCGAAGGGGCTTCAGTTTTGACTTTCCGATGTGGTCCAACTTGCTGTTCTTCGGTTTCCCAACGGGGTTGATGTATGTGACTGAGTCGGGCGGGTTCACCGTCATGTTGCTGCGGATCGGGTCTTACGGAGACATTCCATTGCGGGCCACCACGATGGCGATCAACTTCAATATGATCGCTTTCATACCGTTGATTGGTGTGTCAATCGCAGCCAGTGTTCTGGTGGGAAAACACCTAACCGAAACGGGGCCGGTTCCAGCCGTTAAGAGCGTCTATGCCGCATTGGTAATTGGGCTGGCGTACAGCTTCGCGTGGATGATTGCGTATCTGACAGCGGGTGACTGGATGATGAGTCTCTATAAGTTCGACAACGTTGGTGAAGACTCGCTGGCCGCAATTGTCTTGGCGAAAGGTTTGCTCAGTTTTGTGGCATTTTATGTGGTGCTCGATGCGACTCAATTGATCTTGGCTGGTGCACTGCGGGGCGCCGGTGACACTTGGTATGTCTTGCTTGGTGGACTCGTCGCGTCCGGCACCGCGCTTGCGATTGGGTTTGCATTGGAACCCGAAACCGATGGTCTGCGATGGTGGTGGACGATCCTGGCAGGCTGGGTAACGCTCTTGGCCGTCGTGATGGGAATTCGCTTCGCCAGCGGCAAGTGGAAGTCAATGCGAATGGTCGAAGAAGCTTAG